The sequence CTTTATGCCAGACAAGGCCTTTGTCAAGATCGGTCTACTCATCCGTACTCGTTGGTGCTCCGTTCATCCTGTATCTGTTGCGCAGCGACCCGCTCCGGAATACGAGGCCCGACACTGCCGTCAGAAATGCCACCGAACCAAGGATCGCGACCATCCGCATGTAGGGCTGGCCCATTTCCATTCTCCGGGACATCAACTCGGACAGCGTCAGCAGCCACTCAATCGCGCCGAGGACAAGAATGATCTGTATTACGCGGACGGCCCATGGGCGCTTCACCACGAGTAAACCCAGCGCTGCGAGAAGCAGAACGACAACCAGCATACTCTCAGCACGCAGAAAGTGTGCGGCCAGCAGAATGAGGCTCAGGACAACGGGGGCGAGTCTTAGTGCAATCATGGCGTAGAGTTATTGGCCGGAAATGATAGGTATGTGGGCCGACGCCCGCAAACAAAATGACCCGAAACCATCGCGAATACGATCCGCCATCGTCTGAGCGAAAAGTGTAGATTCAGTCAGAGAACCAATCCCGCCCGTGAGCCGTCACCGATTCCAGACCCCGCTGAGCATCGCCCTGTTCCGCACGATCCTGCTATCGGCGGTACGGGTCCTTTGGCGCCCTGATATGATTGCAGGCAAACGGGCGCTGGAGAACGGCCCGTGTTTCTTCTACGGCAACCACTCCAACCGCTGGGACCCTTTCGTCCTCAACTGCTTTACGCCGTGGGCCGACCCGACCGGGGGCGTGATGACACAGGAGTTCTTTCGACGACCATTTCTGAGATGGGCACTCAGCAGATTCGACCTTCATCCTACACGAAAGCGCATCGCCGATCCTCACCTGATCCGCGTGTTGCACCGAATGGTCGCTGACGGGCGCAAGATCGTCATCTATCCCGAGGGGGGAAGCCGCTGGACCGGACGACCGGAGCCGTGGATCGAGTCAACGGCCAAACTGTTCACGCGGATGGGAATTCCGGTCTATCCGGTGGTCACGCGGGGTTCATACACCACTTGGCCGCGGTGGGCCACCTATCCACGTCCCGGACGGGTTGAAGTCGAGATTCTCGAGCCGCTGAGCTTCAGTCGCAATACACCGCTCGATGAGGCGATTCGGCAGCTCCGCGCCCCGATTCAGTTCGACGAGAACGTGGCGCCAGAACACCTCCGACCCCGATGGGCCTACCGGCCGGCCGACGGGATTCATCGCTTGCTCTATCGCGATCCGGTGACAGGGAAGCACGGTGGCCTCGGCACGCCGGATGGCACGTACGTCCAGAACGAGGAGGGCTCGCTAAGGTTGAAGATGCTGCCCGACAGTCGCCTGCTGGACGAGACGACGGGGGAAGTACACCTCACCGGGGATCTGTATGAGAAAATCCGCGACATGCCGCTGTCGAAGGACCCGTCGGGAAGGCTCCTCGAGAACAACGTAGAGTGCCATGTTGAGCTCGACTTCCCGCATCTCGTCAGCCATGGCGACATGACCGCCCGGCTTTTTGA is a genomic window of Rhodothermales bacterium containing:
- a CDS encoding 1-acyl-sn-glycerol-3-phosphate acyltransferase produces the protein MIAGKRALENGPCFFYGNHSNRWDPFVLNCFTPWADPTGGVMTQEFFRRPFLRWALSRFDLHPTRKRIADPHLIRVLHRMVADGRKIVIYPEGGSRWTGRPEPWIESTAKLFTRMGIPVYPVVTRGSYTTWPRWATYPRPGRVEVEILEPLSFSRNTPLDEAIRQLRAPIQFDENVAPEHLRPRWAYRPADGIHRLLYRDPVTGKHGGLGTPDGTYVQNEEGSLRLKMLPDSRLLDETTGEVHLTGDLYEKIRDMPLSKDPSGRLLENNVECHVELDFPHLVSHGDMTARLFDDSIQLNGATTRSIPLADLHGFDVERNFKLQLFLAAEMVQLSFVREGSALAWRDALARLGNASPDTA